In Carassius carassius chromosome 19, fCarCar2.1, whole genome shotgun sequence, a single genomic region encodes these proteins:
- the abcb6b gene encoding ATP-binding cassette sub-family B member 6 — protein sequence MANKYSKRHTKRNALGNESEQASLALTVEKHQRPGQVEVVSRSAWQGFRRKVCLLVPYMWPRGSVGLQALVVLCVGLLGLERVINVFVPIYSRNIVNQLSAMESWRTLAITVCVYVLLKFLQGGGVGTSGFVSNLRSFLWTYVQQYTSRVVQVRLFTHLHDLSLRWHLGRRTGDVLRSIDRGTSSVNNLLSYVVFSIVPTIADIIIAIIYFVTYFSAWFGLIVLICMFLYLTITIIITEWRTKYRREMNTQDNIAKSKAVDSLLNFETVKYYNSEAFEVRRFEDAILKYQACEWKTNASLALLNQTQNLIIGLGLLAGSLFCAYYVTVDKFQVGDYVLFGTYIIQLYTPLNWFGTYYRMIQSAFVDMESMFDLLTEEKEVKDDVNAGDLLFTEGRVDFQNVCFSYIAGKEILSEVSFTVMPGQTVALVGPSGSGKSTIIRLLFRFYDVQGGCILIDGQDISKVKQNSLRSYIGVVPQDTVLFNDNIRENIRYGRISASDQEVEEAAVAADIHHKILSFPDGYGTEVGERGLKLSGGEKQRVAIARTILKSPRIILLDEATSALDSQTERNIQASLAKVCANHTTLVVAHRLSTIIKADQILVLHDGRIAEQGRHEELLAMGGLYAAMWLKQQQTPESEVSTDEQPQKPQLMEQR from the exons ATGGCAAACAAGTACTCTAAAAGACACACGAAACGAAACGCACTGGGAAATGAAAGTGAGCAAGCATCCCTTGCACTGACCGTAGAG AAGCATCAAAGACCAGGCCAAGTGGAGGTGGTCTCTAGGTCAGCATGGCAGGGCTTCAGGAGGAAAGTGTGTCTGCTGGTGCCATACATGTGGCCAAGGGGAAGTGTGGGCTTGCAGGCTCTGGTGGTTCTGTGTGTTGGGCTGCTGGGTCTTGAGCGGGTCATCAATGTGTTTGTACCCATTTACAGCAGGAATATAG TGAACCAGCTGTCAGCGATGGAGAGCTGGAGAACCCTGGCCATCACGGTCTGTGTTTACGTCCTCCTTAAGTTCTTGCAGGGCGGAGGGGTAG GGACATCAGGGTTTGTCAGTAACTTGCGCAGCTTCCTGTGGACTTATGTCCAGCAGTACACCAGCCGTGTGGTGCAGGTTCGTCTTTTCACGCACCTGCATGACCTCTCTCTACGCTGGCACCTGGGCCGCCGCACCGGAGATGTCCTGCGCAGCATTGACCGTGGAACCTCCTCGGTCAACAACTTGTTAAG CTATGTTGTGTTCAGCATTGTACCCACTATTGCTGACATCATCATTGCCATCATCTATTTCGTGACGTACTTCAGTGCCTGGTTCGGCCTCATTGTATTAATTTGCATGTTTCTCTACCTCA CTATCACAATCATTATCACTGAATGGAGGACCAAGTACAGGCGGGAAATGAACACACAGGACAACATTGCCAAGTCAAAAGCAGTAGACTCCCTTCTCAACTTTGAAACT GTAAAGTACTATAATTCAGAGGCTTTTGAAGTCAGGCGCTTTGAGGATGCTATCCTGAAATATCAG GCATGTGAATGGAAGACCAATGCTTCCTTGGCTCTCCTGAACCAAACTCAGAACCTGATTATTGGATTGGGCCTGTTGGCCGGATCCCTGTTTTGTGCATACTATGTTACAGTGGACAAGTTTCAA GTTGGTGACTATGTTCTTTTTGGAACCTACATTATTCAGCTCTACACTCCACTCAACTGGTTTGGTACATATTATAG AATGATCCAAAGTGCATTTGTTGACATGGAGAGCATGTTTGATCTGCTAACAGAGGAAAAAGAG GTAAAGGATGATGTGAATGCAGGAGACCTGTTGTTCACAGAAGGAAGGGTTGATTTCCAGAACGTGTGCTTTAGTTACATTGCTGG GAAAGAAATTCTCAGTGAAGTCTCATTCACAGTGATGCCTGGTCAGACAGTTGCACTG GTTGGTCCATCCGGATCAGGAAAAAGCACCATCATCCGTTTGCTTTTCCGTTTTTATGACGTGCAGGGTGGCTGCATCCTCATTGATGGTCAGGACATCTCTAAG GTAAAACAGAACTCTCTCCGATCCTACATTGGTGTAGTTCCTCAGGACACTGTTCTTTTCAATGATAACATCCGTGAAAACATTCGCTATGGACGCATCTCTGCAAGTGACCAAGAAGTAGAAGAGGCTGCAGTGGCTGCTGATATCCACCATAAGATACTATCCTTTCCAGACG GATATGGTACTGAGGTGGGTGAAAGGGGTCTGAAGTTGAGCGGAGGGGAGAAACAGAGAGTGGCCATCGCTCGCACAATCCTAAAATCCCCTCGCATTATTTTGCTTGATGAA GCTACATCTGCTTTGGACAGTCAAACAGAGCGTAACATTCAGGCTTCTCTCGCTAAGGTGTGTGCCAACCACACCACTCTGGTTGTGGCACACAG GTTATCCACCATCATCAAGGCCGATCAGATTCTGGTTCTTCATGATGGGCGGATTGCAGAACAAGGAAG